A single Paenibacillus sp. FSL R5-0517 DNA region contains:
- a CDS encoding LacI family DNA-binding transcriptional regulator: MITIKDIAKLAGVSYSTVSKALNDDPRIKPATKQKVLAVAEKHQYRKNMLARQLSTGRSNIIGFVLDELSNPLFSNISGRLHTELKKRGYQMILVVADDGVDVFSQLRVDGCILWDYALDNRDVFWKKFSTLNMPCFVLGTDEAPNSPYIKIDRKEGLFKAVEHLKSLGHSRIGFIGNSQHVKLEGYREALQRTGLAFNEDHVLPAYSSWEDGYFAIRNHAFGPESPTAFIGLNNLVTRGALRALLEAGFNVPRDISLIGYDDLPDMQYAEVALTTIGPSLDELAVQAAELIVSLIRDEQVDVPVVVQPKLNLRNSTAMCRQ; the protein is encoded by the coding sequence TTGATAACCATTAAAGACATTGCCAAACTGGCGGGGGTGAGCTATAGCACGGTATCGAAGGCGCTGAATGATGATCCCCGAATCAAACCGGCAACGAAGCAGAAGGTGCTTGCGGTCGCAGAGAAACATCAATATCGGAAAAATATGCTGGCCCGGCAGCTCTCCACCGGCAGGAGCAACATCATCGGCTTTGTGCTGGATGAGCTGAGCAATCCGTTATTCTCGAACATCTCCGGCCGTCTGCACACCGAGCTGAAGAAGCGGGGATATCAGATGATCCTGGTGGTGGCCGATGATGGCGTGGATGTCTTCAGCCAGCTGCGTGTGGATGGATGTATTCTGTGGGACTATGCACTGGATAATCGGGATGTATTTTGGAAAAAGTTCTCGACACTTAACATGCCATGTTTTGTGCTGGGTACAGATGAAGCGCCGAACTCTCCTTACATCAAGATTGATCGCAAAGAAGGGCTGTTCAAAGCAGTGGAGCATCTAAAATCGCTGGGCCACAGCCGAATCGGATTCATCGGCAACTCCCAGCATGTCAAGTTGGAGGGTTACCGGGAAGCGTTGCAGCGCACAGGTCTGGCTTTTAACGAAGATCATGTGCTGCCAGCGTATTCCTCCTGGGAAGACGGGTATTTTGCCATACGTAATCATGCGTTTGGGCCGGAGTCGCCGACAGCTTTTATTGGACTGAACAACTTGGTCACCCGAGGTGCGCTCCGGGCTTTGCTTGAAGCAGGGTTCAACGTTCCCCGCGATATCTCTTTAATCGGGTATGATGATCTGCCGGATATGCAGTATGCCGAAGTAGCCTTGACGACAATTGGCCCGTCTCTGGATGAACTGGCCGTGCAGGCAGCGGAGCTGATTGTATCGTTGATTCGTGATGAACAGGTCGATGTTCCGGTAGTCGTTCAGCCCAAGCTGAACCTTCGCAATTCAACGGCAATGTGCCGACAATAA
- a CDS encoding extracellular solute-binding protein: MRFKGAGRKSVMAAILAISLAGCSGGTGAGTDAGSTPTSSEPAFNYTGAGPVTDQPDAKLSVLGTNAWTTNVDLSTAAIVKKIESNAGVTVDWDLIPPQNYADAVNPRLAAGTGLPDIVYLPDQDQLMKYINSGLFIPINDLVEKYGVNLKKIYEKSPSVKASLTTPDGKMYYVPQQTLTRNYMPVFMVNVRWLDKLGLSEPTTLDEFTAMLRKFKTEDPNGNGQADEIPLSMEAKFVSMAFGPAFGLDLSNQFYADDQGKVHFSYYEPAYKEYLTYLNGLYKEGLLGVDYASTTSDQVTSRISQDVTGATFNFSWYMSMVYSPLFKDYNPEEPIIKGILPLKGPHGDQFYIGRTPVSGIFGITRDSKNPELAFRFLDYAVSEEAQTYYTWGIKDDTYTEENGVKTFTDKGKDNEYIQKLGIGPVNLPNIQSTDSADSVVAPWHAKMDKELEPYVREPFPFVYALPDEASVESMAMPDITTYVEEMNFKFISGDASLDQFDSYIETLKKMNIEQVIAGRQAQYDRYKAAQK, from the coding sequence GCAGCGATACTGGCAATCAGCCTGGCAGGATGTAGCGGCGGAACAGGGGCGGGAACTGATGCGGGAAGTACTCCAACCAGTTCGGAACCTGCATTTAATTACACCGGTGCAGGACCGGTAACGGATCAGCCGGATGCCAAGTTGTCTGTTCTCGGAACCAATGCCTGGACGACCAATGTGGATCTGTCTACCGCCGCCATTGTGAAGAAAATTGAGAGCAATGCCGGCGTTACAGTGGACTGGGATCTGATTCCACCGCAGAACTATGCAGATGCCGTAAATCCGAGGTTGGCTGCCGGTACCGGCTTGCCCGATATCGTGTATCTGCCGGATCAGGATCAGCTCATGAAGTACATCAACAGCGGTTTGTTCATTCCGATTAATGATCTCGTAGAGAAGTACGGCGTAAATCTCAAAAAAATATATGAAAAGTCGCCTTCGGTCAAAGCCAGTTTAACGACGCCAGATGGTAAAATGTATTATGTCCCGCAGCAGACGCTCACCCGCAACTACATGCCGGTATTTATGGTTAATGTGCGCTGGCTGGATAAGCTGGGATTAAGCGAGCCAACGACGCTGGATGAATTCACGGCGATGCTGCGCAAGTTCAAGACAGAAGATCCGAACGGCAATGGGCAGGCGGATGAGATTCCGCTCTCTATGGAAGCCAAATTTGTGTCCATGGCCTTTGGTCCGGCATTTGGACTGGATCTGTCCAATCAGTTTTATGCTGACGATCAGGGCAAGGTGCATTTCAGCTATTATGAACCAGCGTACAAGGAATACCTGACCTATCTGAACGGACTGTATAAGGAAGGTCTGCTTGGCGTGGATTATGCGAGTACTACGAGTGATCAGGTCACATCGCGCATCTCTCAGGATGTCACCGGCGCAACGTTTAATTTTAGCTGGTACATGTCGATGGTCTACAGCCCGCTGTTCAAGGATTACAATCCGGAAGAGCCGATCATCAAAGGCATTCTGCCACTGAAAGGACCACATGGCGATCAGTTCTACATCGGTCGTACCCCGGTTAGCGGCATCTTCGGTATCACGCGGGACAGCAAAAATCCGGAGCTGGCTTTCCGCTTCCTGGATTATGCGGTAAGTGAAGAGGCACAGACGTATTATACTTGGGGCATCAAGGATGACACGTATACGGAAGAGAATGGCGTGAAGACATTTACGGACAAAGGCAAGGACAATGAATACATTCAGAAGCTCGGCATCGGTCCAGTGAATCTGCCGAACATTCAATCCACCGATTCTGCCGATTCCGTCGTAGCCCCTTGGCATGCAAAGATGGATAAGGAACTGGAGCCGTATGTCCGCGAACCGTTCCCGTTTGTCTATGCCCTGCCGGATGAAGCGAGCGTGGAGAGCATGGCGATGCCTGACATCACCACATATGTGGAAGAGATGAACTTCAAGTTTATTAGCGGTGATGCGAGTCTGGACCAGTTTGACAGTTATATTGAGACGTTGAAGAAGATGAATATAGAGCAGGTTATTGCGGGCAGACAGGCACAATATGATCGTTATAAGGCTGCACAGAAATAG